CTAAAATAGAGTTAATAAAAGTTACTCAACGTTTAATGAAGTCGAACGCGGTCCCGTTTCTCTAACGCAGCACgcccgtttttttttcagatcgAGGATTTGACCGGAAAGTTAAGCTACATGAAAAACGTTGTAGCGAAAATGAAGGAACACGTGAGGGAGTATAAAAAGTATCAGAATTATTTAGACAGAGTGATCGTCGAAACGGGGGAGTTCCAATCGATCGCCGAGATCTTTAATCGCTACGAGACTTTAATCGAGGCGAGATCGCTGTTGTCCGAGCATCAGGATAAGAACCTTCAAACGCTGGAGGAGACAGGAACAGATATAGTAATGTACATTTATTAacttttcgtttgctgcccgaaAAAGGAAGAACGCGACTGTGTGTTTCTTGCAGTACCATATGACAGAGGCAAAGTCACAAAAGTTCATGGGATTGAACAATAAGCTGGTGCAACTACAAGCTAGACGGGACAGAGCGGAGGCGCAGGCCCTGAAATGGGAGACGATCGTGTCGAAGATAAAAGTGACCGCCGCGGAGAAAAATCTGGAGCACACGCAAGTAAAAACTTGTTGCTGGAATCTCTACCAGCAGATCTgcaagagaaaaaatattcccaTCGCGTTGGGCAAAGACGACGCCGAGCAGCAGCTGGACCACATTAAGCGAACCATTCTTGAACTAAAGCGAATCATCAAAGTGGCGAAGAAACGGGCGGGCAAGGAATAAGGTACACCGCACGCGAAATTCCTTTTCCGCActgtttgtaaataaatatatttcatcgtaaacatatatataaaatgtgTGCTAATAAATATCCTACTATCGTTTAAAGATAAACTAAAAGATAGATTAAAgataaattacgattaaaatctTACGAATGACACGAGATGGTGGTATCCTTTCATCTTCGTAAGTAAACTCCGCCGTACGAATATTGAAAACTCCACTTTCGTCTATAAAAATTCATGCGAAACCTGTTCCGCAGGTTGCGTCATTATTTCTGTCATCACGCCGATGATCGGACCAATTAGCTCgtgttttgtaaatattaatggTTCCGCAACTCGTGGACTCTCCGCtactctttttttattattgataTCTCTTTTGTATGATCTTCCTAGCGGCCGGTAAGTGACAGCCAGATATGTTATGCAGGAGATCCGAGTAATCCTCTTCGAGCCTTTCCTTCAACTTTTCAGTGGCTACGCCGCGTGTCAGTGGCTGCTCCAAACCTTCGGATACGATCTGCAATTCTTCTTTCTCCACGCATCTGCACGGTTTAATCGTTTTTCTCAGCACAGATTCGTTAGGAAGGCGAACGATGTAAAATCCAGATAGGATCAATGAAAAACCGTCGAAGGAAAGGATATTTAAAATGTTAAAGGGAAGTAAAGAAGGGTAAGGAAATGCGTAGGGAACGAGGGACTTACAGGGCGCAAGGCTGGGTAGGGGCGACGTATTCAATAGGGGGTACTTTCAATTTTGGCCTTTTCCCTTCATCGAGTCGCAGCTGTTGCGACTTGGTAGCCTTGTCCAGCCAATATACTTTGTGGAACATTTCTGTGATACGCTTCTCGACGATGCCCAGGTACAGCATAACATTGCTTCGCGTTAGCTGCTCATTATCGCCCAGCAATTCTAAGATGGGCGAATTGTCGCAACGTATCGCTTTGAAGAGGGAGTCTATCCCTTTCAGCAGCTTCTCTATTACGTCGTCGCACTGAAACGAACATCGCAAGCGTGTTGGTTGAAAAGTACCTAAACGATCGTTAAAGCGAACCTAGCTGGTCAATCGCGGGATACGATTTTCTAGGCCTTCGATATTCTATAGGATTAGCGAAGCATCACCTGTGCCAGACTTTCTTCAGCCGCATCGGCGAGAGTGGTCTGCTCTTCGAGCTCGTTCTTGAGCTTCTCCAATGTCTCCGTCTGCTGTTGACCACGCTCCTCGGTCAGGGCACGTGCCTCGCCTATGGCTGCTGTCAGCTGAACCATCCTCGACTGAAGGCTCTCCAGCTCATCGTTCAATTCGTTCACGTAACTGAACAGAGCGAAGTTCTCTTCCTCCTGCTTGACGAAGTGTGCCGTGAGCTTGTCGATTTCAGTTTCGCCTAGATAACGTAACGATTTAACAGAGAGCGCGATCATTCCTAGGGGTTCCTATCAACGAGAAGACGTGGAGTACCAGTGAATTCCTTGATCATATGCAGAATCTGCTTATAAGACGCGATTTTATCCTGCTTCGCCTCCTTCTTCGCCTTCTTTTCAGCTGCCCGCTTTGCATTCAAATCCGTCATTTCACGGTACTGCCCCTTCACTCCGAGAAACTCCTGAAGCTTCATTTCGTTGTCCAACGTTCGTTGTAGCTCGCACATCTCGGAGACGTGGGTGTTCAGGTCTCTTATACCCCTTTAAAGAAAGAAATTTCGTTAGAAGACGCTTGTTCACGTGGCTACGCGCAGAGCTACCGGAAGCGAGGAAAGTGCAAGTGCGGCCCGACAAATAAAATATTCGATCACCGGACGTTATCACGCGCCACTGATCCCCGACCGTTGCTCTCGGCCCCGAGTTTCTAATACAACGAGGAATAAGCCAGCCTGCGCGAATTACGAATAGCTTTCTGATCGTTAATGCGGCTCTCAGAATTATGGGGACAGCGATTCGATCATTTCAGCTTTCTTTGGTGAAGAATGTGCGCGAAACTTGTCCTGACGCAGCACGTTTCCAACTTCGTTTTCTAGCATTATCGGAAGGGGAACAACAACGCGCGTTACGCTCTCGGGTATACACCTTTCACGGAGAGCTTGAATCTTGTTTATCTCCTCGTCTCTTTGATTAAACGCTATGGTAGCTTGCTCTATCAAGTCGTTAATGATCTGCTTCCCAGTGCTCAACTGG
This portion of the Andrena cerasifolii isolate SP2316 chromosome 9, iyAndCera1_principal, whole genome shotgun sequence genome encodes:
- the LOC143373364 gene encoding coiled-coil domain-containing protein 42 like-2, which codes for MASIQGAKNFIRRAVVPRDPQEAATEYILSKQEDRNIKKYPEWDKPRVFPASELVRARYELGEVEGKLHAKWDEQERKRKVMDDQWKEMRHQELILRESFIRFNKFVRENQEKRERAELKIKEERERQARRQEEIEDLTGKLSYMKNVVAKMKEHVREYKKYQNYLDRVIVETGEFQSIAEIFNRYETLIEARSLLSEHQDKNLQTLEETGTDIYHMTEAKSQKFMGLNNKLVQLQARRDRAEAQALKWETIVSKIKVTAAEKNLEHTQVKTCCWNLYQQICKRKNIPIALGKDDAEQQLDHIKRTILELKRIIKVAKKRAGKE
- the LOC143373363 gene encoding coiled-coil domain-containing protein 63, with translation MARKQQHTPDELELETMAQAELSRLKRQYRIMENDRAVCVEDARLQLRNQLNMINHLEYEKAELVLRIKTANSKNFVRKDEETEEKLKCLMTLQSKCDNMIKAERDEIAELDVQLAKLSKEVTRLRMQVRSDTQLREIAAQKEKSVEILENRLEVATKKFNLIIAHNAKLRAEIESLLKDRARFSALWNKLVGQLSTGKQIINDLIEQATIAFNQRDEEINKIQALRERGIRDLNTHVSEMCELQRTLDNEMKLQEFLGVKGQYREMTDLNAKRAAEKKAKKEAKQDKIASYKQILHMIKEFTGETEIDKLTAHFVKQEEENFALFSYVNELNDELESLQSRMVQLTAAIGEARALTEERGQQQTETLEKLKNELEEQTTLADAAEESLAQCDDVIEKLLKGIDSLFKAIRCDNSPILELLGDNEQLTRSNVMLYLGIVEKRITEMFHKVYWLDKATKSQQLRLDEGKRPKLKVPPIEYVAPTQPCAL